In the genome of Methylococcus sp. EFPC2, the window ATTTCAGCCCGTTGAGCGAATTGGCCATGAGATAGCGGCCGTTGCCGTCGACATCCAGCCGGTTGTATTGCGGCAGCGTGGCGAAATAGGCCCCGGAATCGGAGCCGAATTTGTTGCCCCGCCCTTCTCCGCCGTTGCTGCGGAACACGTCGGCATAGAACACGCCGGCCTGGTAGTCGAACAGCCCGCCGGTCGGCGAGGTGATGCGCAGCTCGCCCGTGCTCTGGCGGAAATAGCCCAGACCGGAGGACGGCCCGCGCAAGATGTCGAAAGGCGTGGGATTGCTGAAGTTCGGGCTGCCGAAGTCGAAATGGTAGTCGCGCCAGGCGGTGATCGCGGTAAGGTCGTAACCGTTTACCTTCCAGTTTAGGTTCGCGGACAGTCCCTTGGTCTCGTTGGCGATGGGGTAATGCTCGGCGCGGTTGGACTCGCGCAGATAATTGCCGCCGTAAGTCCAGTTCGCGTTCTGGGTGAACCAGCGCCGCGTCAGCTTGCCGGTGTCCTGGTTCGCCTGATTGACGGCGATGCGGTTGCCGTTGGCGTCGAGGGAATCGAAGAAATCGGGGACGGCTTTGGGATAGATGCCGCCGTTGGACGAGATGCCGTATTCCTTGCTGTTAGGCGTGTAATCGAAGCTGAAGCGCGCCTTGAAGTCTTCGGTGGGCGTCAGCAGAAATTGAAGCCGCCCGTAGGTGCGGTCGATGTTGCCGTATTTGACTTCGTTGCCGCCGTTGCTCTTGCTGCGGTAGTAGTCGTTGTCGAAATAGCCTTCCTGTTGTTCACGGTAAAAAGTGCCGCGCCAGGCCAGCAAGTCGGGCACGATGCCGCCGCCGGCATAGCCTCGTGCGAGCAGCGTGTTGTAGGCGCCGTACGTGATCGAAGCGCCGGCTTCCGGATTGAAGCTCGGCCCCTTGGACGCGAAGCTGATCTTGCCCAGGCTGGCGCTATATCCGCCCGAGGTGCCTTGCGGCCCACGGGCGACGTCCACGGTATCCAAGTCATAATAACTGTTGAATACCGCCATGTTCGAGATGATGTAGGGAACGCCGTCGACCGTGGTGTTGACGCTGGAGTCGATGCCCAGCGCGCCGCCCGTTCCCAGATATCCCACGCCGCGCAGGGTGAGCGCGGTCGTCGTCGGGTTGGTGCTCGACCCGCCCCATTTCACGTTGCCGACTTTTTTCAGCACGTCGCGGAAATTGGTCGTCTGCTGTCTTTCCAGTTCCTGGCCCGAAACGACGGAAATGGATTGCGGCACGTCCTTCAACTTCTCGAGCGGGGCCTTGCGCCGGCCCTGCACCACCACGCCTTCCAGGGTTTTCGCGCCGTCTTTTTCCGCGTCGGCGACCGCCGGTTCCGCAGGAGCCTCGACCGGCGCATTGGATGCCGGCGCGGTCGATGCCGCAGCGGCAGGAGGCTGCGATTGCTTGAGCGCCTCGATCATCTGCAGCAGCCGCGCGTTTTCGGCATTCAGGCGGGCATTTTCGGCTTCCAGTTCGGCATTGGTCTTGGGCGCATCCGCGGCCTGCGACGGGAAGGATGACAGGATTGCGATGCCCGCCACCACGGCCTTCACCAGGGAATTAACGACAAAGGGAGGATGAGGAGGTGCGGAAAGCCGATATCGATGCCCGCAGGGGGCGACGCCGTGGCGCATGGGATGTTCCCGGTAAGGTTGTGAAAAATTCACACCTCAAGCGCAACCGCCGTGCCAACGGGAACGACACATCTCGGCGGGGCTTATCCGCGTCCGCAAACGCGCGGGATGCGCGGCTTCGCAGCGGACCTTCCAGGCAAGCGCCCGAACCGCCGGAGGGTCGAAACCGGCCATGCCGGGTGGTGCCCCGCTAGCAGTTAGGTGCCGCCCTGCTGCAAATCGGTCAATCGGACCCTGCCGGATCGCTCACCGTGCGAGTCCCGCAGCCGGGCCGATGGCCACGGACGGCAAAACGATCACCGGAGCGAAGCCTCCGCCCGGCGTGCGGAAATTGGTGGTCTGGCCCTGGTAAAGCCGGGCGGCGACCAACTGTACCCGGCCCTGATAGACATACAGACGGATATCGAGCTTGAAGCCGGACTCCCGGTCGTCCACGTTCAGATAGCGCTCGCTGGGCAGCACCAGCGCCTGGGCGACGAAATCGCCGCGCCCGAGGATTTCTTCGAACACGCGGCGCGTCAGCTTGTCGCCCCGATAGGCGGCCTTGCTGCCGTATCCGCTCGCGGGCTTGAAAAAAAGATGCTTGCGGGCTGCCCACAACGCCCCACCATCTTCCGCCCGCACGGCGGTCGTGCGCGCCACCCCGGCCAGCAGTATCTCGCGGGTTTCCTCGTCCACGCCCAGGTCGCGCAAGACGCCCTCATCCGTGAGCAAGACCAGATTCCGCTTGTCGGCATAAAGCGCATGGGCATGCGGATGCGGGCTGACGACCACCGCCCCGGCCAGATAGGCCGCGCGCAGATCGGAACAGGCGGAGGCTGCCAGGCCGAAGTCGGTCAAACGGTTGTAGACGAAATCGATGCGGCGCTCCCCGCGCCAATGCGCCCCGTCGCGAAACCTCAGTTCGGACGGATCGCAGATGACCGCGTCGATGCCGTTACGTCGGAACAAATTCCTGAACAACAGAAACTCCGGCAACAAGAACTGGCTCTCCGGGGCGTCGTCGACGATGGCCAGGGTGGACAGCGGAGCATCGCCCCGTTCGAGCCGCCATTCGTCCCTGAACATGGCCAGAAAGCCTTGCTCCGCATCCGCTTCGTCTTCGGCGGGTCGGCCCGGCGCGAGCCGCCCGGATTCGCCGCAGGCACGCTGGACGCGCCGCAACAAGGCATTGAGCAGAGCGCCGCCGGCGTTGGTATTGATCTCGATCAGGCGCGGCCCTGCGGCGCTCAGGTGAAAATCGTAGCCGAGGAAGACGCCGCGGGCTCGCGGCGCAAACCGGGCCGCGGCCGGAGCGTGGGCCAGCGCGCGCTCCCGGTAGGCCGGCAAGGCGACCACCCGCTCCACGGCGGCGACGATTTGCGCCTGACGCCGGATACAGCCTTCCGGCACGAATACCGGCGAAGCGGCGAACAGATGAGGACGCTCCTCCAGGAGCATGCGACAGAGCTCGGCGCCTTCCGGCTGGCGCATCAGTTCGGCCCGCATGACTTCCTTGTCGAGCGTGACGCAACGGCATTCGCGGTTGTAGCGCTCGGCCCCAGGATCGCTCACGGACGATCCGTCGGACATGGGAACATTCATGGTGCAATCTGTGGTGCTGGTGGACAGGCGATACGCCTACCCGGATCGAGGGCGGCGCAGACTATCACGGAGTGCGAAGCACACAAAGTTTATAACGTCCCGGCGCTCCTCTATAATGCCGATCATTTTTTCACCCGCTAACCCCTATCGACGAGGACAGAATGGCATATTTCAGCACCAACGAATTCAAGGGCGGCCTCAAGGTCATGCTCGACGGCGACCCCTGCTCGATCCTGGAGAACGAATTCGTCAAGCCCGGCAAGGGCCAGGCTTTCAACCGCGTCAAGCTGCGCAACCTCAAGACCGGCCGCGTCATCGAACGCACCTTCAAGTCCGGCGAAACCCTGGAAGGCGCCGACGTGGTCGACGTGGAAATGCAGTATCTGTACAACGACGGCGAAGTGTTCCACTTCATGCAGCCCGAGTCTTTCGAGCAATACGCCGCGGACAACAACGCCGTGGCCGACGCCAAGAAGTGGCTGAAGGAGCAGGACGTTTGCATCGTCACCCTGTATAACGGCCAGCCGCTGTCCGTGCAGCCGCCCAACTTCGTCATCCTCAAGATCGTGGAAACCGACCCCGGCGTGCGCGGCGACACCTCCGGCGGCGGCGGCAAGCCGGCCACCCTGGAAACCGGCGCGGTCGTGCGCGTGCCGCTGTTCATCCAGATCGGCGAAGTCATCAAGGTCGACACCCGTACCGGCGAATACCTCTCGCGTGTCAAGGAATAAGGCCGACACCGACTGGCGCCCGACCTGCGATTCAACCACCCTGCTTGCCCGGGCCGCGCTGCTCCGAGCCGTACGCCGCTACTTCGACGAACGCGGCGTACTGGAAGTGGAAACCCCGCTGCTCTGCCGGGCGACGGGGACCGATCCTCACCTCCAGCCTTTCGCCACCCGATTTCAGCTACCGGGTGTATCTGCGGGCATGACGCTCCATCTGCAGACCTCGCCCGAGTTCGCCATGAAGCGCCTGCTCGCGGGGGGATCCGGCTCCATCTATCAAATCTGCAAAGCCTTCCGCAACGAAGAATCCGGCCGCTGGCACAATCCGGAGTTCAGCCTGCTCGAATGGTATCGGGTCGGTTACAGCCTGGCGCAACTGATGGACGAGATCGACGGATTGCTGGGCCTGCTGTTCTCCGAGCTGAACCTGGGTACTTCGATACGCATCGCCTATCGGGACCTGTTCGCCGAATATGCCGGCATCGACCCCTTGAACCCGGACCTGGCGGGACTGGCCCGCTGCGCCGAACGACACGGTCTGCCCGAGGCCGCGGCACTGTGCGGCGAAGACCGAAGCCTGTGGCTGGACCTACTGTTCAGCCACATCGTGCAACCGGCCATGGAAGCGGGCCGGCTTTATTTCGTCCGCGACTATCCGGCGTTCCTGCCTTCCCTGGCCCGGCGCAAGCCGGACGAGCCCGAGGTGGTCGAGCGGGTCGAGGTCTTTTTGAACGGCGTGGAACTGGGCAATGGATTCCACGAACTGGCCGACGCCGATGAACAGGAACGCCGTTTCGACGAGGACCTGGCGCAGCGCCGCAAACTTAGCCTGCCTGAGCCCGAAAAAGATCACCGGCTGCTTTCGGCCCTGGAAGCCGGGCTACCGGACTGCTCGGGCGTGGCCCTGGGGCTGGACCGCATCCTGATGCTGATGACGGGCCGCCAACACATCGCCGAGGTGCTGGCCTTCCCGGTGGCTCGGGCATGATCGTCCTCGCCACCCTCAACGCCCGCTATATCCATGCGTCGCTGGGATTGCGCTACCTGTTCGCCAACATGGGCGAGTTGGAAGCCGATACGGATATCATGGAATTCATCATCGGCGACCGGCCGGCGGACATCGTCGAGAAACTGCTGGCGAAATCACCTCGTATCATCGGGCTGGGCGTTTACATCTGGAACGCCGAAGAAACCCTCAAGGTCGTCGAACTGCTCAAGCAGGTGGCGCCGGAAATCAAGGTGGTGCTGGGCGGCCCGGAAGTCAGCCATGAATGCGAGGAACAAGCCATCGTGGCGCTGGCCGACCACGTGATCTGCGGCCCCGGCGACCTGGCCTTCGCCGCCTTGTGCCGGGATATTTTGAAGGGCGAAGCAGCGCCGCGCATCATCCGCCCCGAAATGCCGGACCTGAAGGACATCGCCCTGCCCTACCGGCTCTACACCGATCACGACATTGCCCACCGGCTGATCTACGTGGAAGCCTCGCGCGGTTGTCCGTTCAAGTGCGAGTTCTGTCTATCGGCGCTGGACAAGACCGCCTGGCCTTACGAGTTGGAACGCTTCCTGGCCGAAATGGACGCGCTGTACCGGCGCGGCGCCCGGCATTTCAAATTCGTCGACCGCACGTTCAACCTGAACGTGAAGGCCAGCCTGCGCATCCTGGAGTTTTTCCTGGAGCGGCTGGACGAAACCTTGTTCCTGCATTTCGAGGTGATCCCGGATCATCTGCCCGACCCGCTGAAAGAGGCCCTGGCCCGCTTTCCCGAGGGCTCGCTGCAACTGGAGATCGGCGTGCAGACCTTCGATCCCGAGGTCCAGTCCCTCATCAGCCGGCGTCAGGACAACGACAAAACGGCCGCCAATCTGCGCTGGCTGCGCGAACACACCGGAGCACACATCCACGCGGACCTCATCGCAGGGCTGCCGGGCGAAGACCTGACCAGCTTCGCACTAGGCTTCGACCGGCTGGTGAAGCTGGACCCGCAGGAAATCCAGGTCGGCATCCTCAAGCGCCTGCGCGGCGCGCCCATTGCCCGTCACACCGTGACGGCAGACATGCACTACAGCCCGCATCCGCCTTACACCGTGGTGCGCACCGGCCGCCTGGATTTCGCCACCCTGCAGCGCATCAACCGCTACGCCCGCTACTGGGATCTGGTCGGCAATTCCGGCCGCTTCTCCGTTACCCGCCCGCTACTGCTCAGCGATACGCCATTCGAGCGCTTCATGGCCTTCAGCGACTGGCTTTACGCCACCACCGGCAAGACACACCAATTGGCCTTGGACCGGCTGTACGACTGGGTCTACCGCTGGCTGACCGAGCAGGGCGGCGTACCGGCCGAAGCCGCCCATGAGGCCGTCGCCGCCGATTTCCACGCCAGCGGCACACGCAGCATTCCGCCGTTCCTGCAGGCCACCACCGCCCCCATCCCGCCGCGGATTAAGAGCGACCCCGGCCACGCGCCCAAACGGCAGGCACGGCACTTGGCCGATTAAACCCGCGAACCCGTTCAGGCTTCGTCGTCTTCCAGTTCCGGCAAACCCAGTTCCTCGGGCCAGACCTGGCTGGCCTCCTCCGCCGGCAAGGACTCCACCTTGACCAGTTGGCGGCCAATCTGGCGAGTACGAACCTCGGCCTGGTCGATGGTGTTGCGCGCCTCGTCCAGCTTCTTGCGGGTCTTGGCCAGCACGTCGCCGAACTTCCCGAATTCGGTCTTGACCGCCCCCAACACCTTCCACACCTCGCTGGAGCGCTTCTCGATAGCCAGGGTACGGCATTTGGCCGATTAAGCCCGCGAACCCGTTCAGGCTTCGTCGTCTTCCAGTTCCGGCAAGGCCAGGTCTTCTGGCCAGACCTGGCGGGCATCATCGACCGGTAGAGACTCCACCTTGACCAGTTGGCGGCCGATCTGGCGGGTGCGGACCTCGGCCTGGTCGATGGTGTTGCGCGCCTCGTCCAGCTTCTTGCGGGTCTTGGCCAGCACGTCGCCGAACTTGCCGAATTCGGTCTTCACCGCCCCCAACACCTTCCACACCTCGCTGGAGCGCTTCTCGATAGCCAGGGTGCGGAAGCCCATCTGCAAGCTGTTGAGGATGGCCGACAGCGTGGTCGGCCCGGTGACGGTGACGCGGAAGTCGCGCTGCAACTGGTCGAACAGGCCCGGCCTGCGTATCACCTCGGCATACAAGCCCTCGACGGGCAGGAACAGCAGGCCGAAATCGGTAGTGTGCGGCGGCTCCAGGTATTTGTCGCGGATGGACTTCGCCTCGTTGCGGATGCGCGTTTCCAGCGCCTTGCCCAATTCCTCCATGGCCTGCACCTCGCCGACTTCGCGGGCGTCGACCAGTTTCTGGTAGTCCTCCAGCGGGAACTTGGCATCGATAGGCAACCAGACCGTGCTGCCCTGCTCGTCGCGGCCGGGCAGGCGGATGGCGAACTCCACCCGCTCGTTGCTGCCCGGCCGGGTGGCCACGTTGCGGGCGTACTGGTCGACGGTGAGCATTTGTTCCAGCAGGTTTTCCAGTTGAACTTCGCCCCAGGTGCCGCGCACCTTGACGTTGGTGAGTACCTTTTTCAGATCGCCCACCCCGCTGGCCAGGCTCTGCATTTCGCCCAGCCCCTTGTGCACCTGCTCCAGGCGCTCGCTGACCAGCTTGAATGACTCGCCCAGACGCTGCTCCAGGGTATTGTGCAGCTTCTCGTCCACGGTCTGGCGCATCTGTTCCAGCTTCTGGTTGTTATCGACCTGGATGGCGGTCAGGCGCTGCTCCACGCTTAGGCGCAAGGTTTCGATGCTCTCCGCATTGCGCTGGCTGTGGCTGCTCAACTGCTGGCCCAGTTGCTCGCCCAAGCGGTGCAGTCCCGCAGCCAGTTCCTCGCGGTTCAGCGCCAGCGTCTGGTTGAGTTCCTGGCGATTGCCGACTATCTCCTCCCGCAGCCCGCGTTCCAAGCGCTCGATCTGGTCGCGCGCGGCATCCAGGCGCGCAAGCAATGCGGCGTTGCGGGCGGCGAGCCAGAACAGCAAGCCGAAGCTGATGAGAAAGCCCCCCGCCGGGACGCCCAATAACAGGTAGATCAATAAATCCGACATAGAAATACGGTGAAGATTCGTGGGTGGGAACGGCCGGGCGTGAGCATTTGCGCCTTAGATTACGAAACTGTTACGATCGCGCGCCTTTTTCATATTCTCCCATGGGAAACCGCGCTGAACACACGCTCCGCCAAATTACTGGGCTGGCTCAAGGTCATCATCGGCGGCCCGCTCGGGCTGTTGGCCTGGGGCATCTCCGGCGCGAGCGCAGTGGCGGTCATCATCTGGGGCTTAAAAACCGTCGCCCTGCCCTTGCTCATGCTGAAGACCGCCTCCTGGAGCATCTGGGGGTTCGGCGTATTTCGCGAGTCCAAGGCAAAGCTCAAGTCCAAATGAACGGCGCCGGGCTGTCACGTGCCGATGCAGAGCTACCTCGTTTCCCCTGCTGAATCACGCGCACCGCGCGATCCCGGCCGGCACGGCGGGCTGACGATCGAACTGATATCGCTACCGGGCGCCGGTAAAACCACCCTGATAGAGGCGACCATTGCCCGGCTGAATTCGCGTGTCCGCGTCGGCGTCATCGGCAATGAGCTGGCGGCGTCTGATGCCGGCCGAGAAACGAGCGAGCCAAAACCGGAGAATCCGGACCTCACTCTTATCGAGAGCCGAGGTGATCCAAACGACACGAGCGGTATCGATCCGGGCAAGCGCCGCACCGTCGTCCTGTTGTCCGTAACCGACGGCGACGATCGGCCGGACCATCATCTCAAGATGGTCGCCACCGCCGACGTGGTCATCGTCAGCAAGGCCGAACTGCTGCGTTCGCTTCCCGGCTTCTCGTTGGATAGCCTGGAACGGCGGCTGCGTGGGCTCGGCTGCAAGGCGATGATCATGCCCTTGTCAGCGAAAAGTGGCTTGCACCTGGATGAATGGCTGAACTGGCTGGAAACGGAGCTGGCCGTGTACCGCCAGAGCCCAGCCGATAGCCGTCGCGATTTCTGACCGCTATTCCAGCCACTGCCGGCATCAAAGCCTCGGCAAAGGCTTTAAGTCCAAGTCCTTCAGCACCCGCGCCGTCAAATCCGGCTCTTCGCTCAGATAATGCAAGGCGTCCGCCTCGCGGCGCAGCCAGGTGTATTGCCGCTTGGCGAACTGCCGGGTGGCGATCACGGCGCGTTCCACCATCGCGTCATAGTCCAGTTCGCCTTCCATGTAAGCCCACACCTGCCGGTAGCCCACCGCGCGGATGGACGGCAGGCTGGGGTCCAGATCGCCCCGTTGGTATAGCGCCCGCACCTCCTCCACCAAGCCTTGCTCCAGCATGAGTTGAAAACGGGCGCGAATGCGCTGGCCCAGCAATTCCCGGTTGGCGGGCGAGACGACCAGGCGTATCAAATCAAACGGTAAGGGCTCGCCCTCGGCCTTCGCGCATAATTCGGTCAGGCTGACGCCGGCGATGCGGTAAACCTCCAGCGCCCGCTGGATGCGCTGCGGATCGTTGGGATGGATGCGTGCCGCCGCCACCGGATCGATACGCGCCAGTTCCTCGTGCAAGGCGAGCCAGCCCCGTGTCGCCGCTTCCTCGTCGATGGCCGCGCGTATCTCCGCATCCGCCGCCGGCAGTTCGGCCAGCCCGTGCCTCAGCGCATTGAAATAAAGCATCGTCCCGCCGGCCAGGATCGGCAGTCGACCGCGCGCCGTGATGTCGTGCATCAAGGCGATGGCCTGCTCGCGGAACTGACCCGTGGAAAAAGCTTCTTTAGGATCCAGGATATCGATCAAATGATGGGGCACACCGCGACGCTCTTCCAGGCTCGGCTTGGCCGTGCCGATATCCATGCCGCGATAAACCAGCCCGGAATCGACGCTGATCACCTCGCCGTCCAATTCCAGGGCCAATTCGATGGCCAGCCGCGTCTTGCCCGAAGCGGTCGGTCCCATCAGGACCAAGGCGGGCGGGTGTTCCGATTCCCCCCTCTCCCCCTGGGAAGGGTTGCGACTAAGCAACCGTTTGCGATTGGAGAGGTCAGGGTGAGGGATATTTGAATTAGCCAATGGGGTCCGCTGACAAAGGGATAAACGTCCGAATTCTACGCCCTTCGCAAAATCAAATCCGGTCCAGCGGGCTGACCACACCCTTACCGCCGCGATTGAGCACATGGGTATATATCATCGTGGTGCTCACGTCCTTGTGGCCCAGCAGTTCCTAAACCGTACGGATATCGTAACCGGATTGCAGCAAGTGCGTAGCGAAGGAATGGCGCAACGTATGGGTCGAAGCCGGTTTTGCGATGCCGGCCATACGGATGGCGCTCTTGATCGCGCGCTGTAACGCCTGCTCGTGCGTGTGATGCCGCCGTTCGACACCGGAACGCGGATCGGTACTCAAGGATGCGGATGGAAATACCCAAAACCAGCCCCACTCCTTGCCCGCATTAGCATATTTCCGATCCAGCGCATCCGGCAGGTAAACCCCAGGCAAATCGCGTTGACGATCCCGCTCCCACGTCAGGCGCACCTGCTGGAGATGAATTTTCAACTCGTCCAGCAAAGATGCAGGCAACATGGTGACCCTGTCCTTGCCGCCTTTGCCATCCCGAATCAGGATTTCATGCCGCTCGAAGTCCATGTCCTTGACGCGCAGTCGGACACACTCCATCAACCGCATACCGGTGCCGTAGAGCATCCGAGCCATCAACAGGTGCACCCCTTCCAAATGTGTCAGCAATCTGCCGACCTCGGCCTGCGCCAATACTGTCGGCAGGCGTATGGATTTCTTCGGACGCGTTAGGTTATCAAGCCAGGGCAATTCGACGGCCAAAACCTCCTTATACAAAAACAAAAGCGCCGATAAAGCCTGCTGGTGAGTACTTGCCGACACCCGACCGGCATTGGCGAGATGGCTCAAAAACCCCTCGACTTCCACAGCCCCCATATCCTTCGGATGGCGTTTGCCGTGGAACAGGATGTAGCGCTTCGCCCACTGTACGTAGGCTTGTTCGGTGCGCAGGCTGAAATGTTTGGCACGAATGCGCTCGCGCATAATGTCCAAAAGCTTGGGGCTATTACCTGCCGCGTTTGTCGACGGATATTCTGAAGACTTGTCGTTCATGCGTGCCATGTAAGCAGCCGTGTCGGCTACAAAGTATAGGCCATTCCAATTGACAGCCATTATTACACGGCGTAGCGTTCGGGCTTAGACGGCGCTTTGCCCGATCACTTAGAATTTCTTATACGGCAGATT includes:
- a CDS encoding TonB-dependent receptor domain-containing protein; this encodes MAGIAILSSFPSQAADAPKTNAELEAENARLNAENARLLQMIEALKQSQPPAAAASTAPASNAPVEAPAEPAVADAEKDGAKTLEGVVVQGRRKAPLEKLKDVPQSISVVSGQELERQQTTNFRDVLKKVGNVKWGGSSTNPTTTALTLRGVGYLGTGGALGIDSSVNTTVDGVPYIISNMAVFNSYYDLDTVDVARGPQGTSGGYSASLGKISFASKGPSFNPEAGASITYGAYNTLLARGYAGGGIVPDLLAWRGTFYREQQEGYFDNDYYRSKSNGGNEVKYGNIDRTYGRLQFLLTPTEDFKARFSFDYTPNSKEYGISSNGGIYPKAVPDFFDSLDANGNRIAVNQANQDTGKLTRRWFTQNANWTYGGNYLRESNRAEHYPIANETKGLSANLNWKVNGYDLTAITAWRDYHFDFGSPNFSNPTPFDILRGPSSGLGYFRQSTGELRITSPTGGLFDYQAGVFYADVFRSNGGEGRGNKFGSDSGAYFATLPQYNRLDVDGNGRYLMANSLNGLKSNSYNEKDDNTLAFYGSLKWNITDKLALNTGLRISHEERTSDVSYNKVYDQGNAAELNPVAVNNVALGGFNSNATSGNLTTNNAAQLALANFTAQKYFGKATYSALSDSQKRQIADAKAIRAARLAGLYDNVKAEAFDKVLYTANFSPTYKITDNHTGYFSFQYGEKAGVSQIVGATRKGGTSRSTKPEKNFSYEIGLRSQFFGGSLAVNTTLFYQSVKDYIANLYFYDEAQTIANNDGLLAYISGVGNIPEVSSKGVELDISYSVKNTSFRFSGAYNDARYEDEKFHAKPLELGGTSVPYYDVSGRRLPGVGPLTFNVFAEHVWPVFGSFNFFANANYNYTSGYLTDPSLSRYSRVDAYGLTDASIGIGTQDRKFEVSLLAKNLFDVDYGYQPVWNLYIPGAPRWVGLTVSSQFY
- the efp gene encoding elongation factor P; the encoded protein is MAYFSTNEFKGGLKVMLDGDPCSILENEFVKPGKGQAFNRVKLRNLKTGRVIERTFKSGETLEGADVVDVEMQYLYNDGEVFHFMQPESFEQYAADNNAVADAKKWLKEQDVCIVTLYNGQPLSVQPPNFVILKIVETDPGVRGDTSGGGGKPATLETGAVVRVPLFIQIGEVIKVDTRTGEYLSRVKE
- the epmA gene encoding EF-P lysine aminoacylase EpmA; its protein translation is MSRNKADTDWRPTCDSTTLLARAALLRAVRRYFDERGVLEVETPLLCRATGTDPHLQPFATRFQLPGVSAGMTLHLQTSPEFAMKRLLAGGSGSIYQICKAFRNEESGRWHNPEFSLLEWYRVGYSLAQLMDEIDGLLGLLFSELNLGTSIRIAYRDLFAEYAGIDPLNPDLAGLARCAERHGLPEAAALCGEDRSLWLDLLFSHIVQPAMEAGRLYFVRDYPAFLPSLARRKPDEPEVVERVEVFLNGVELGNGFHELADADEQERRFDEDLAQRRKLSLPEPEKDHRLLSALEAGLPDCSGVALGLDRILMLMTGRQHIAEVLAFPVARA
- a CDS encoding B12-binding domain-containing radical SAM protein produces the protein MIVLATLNARYIHASLGLRYLFANMGELEADTDIMEFIIGDRPADIVEKLLAKSPRIIGLGVYIWNAEETLKVVELLKQVAPEIKVVLGGPEVSHECEEQAIVALADHVICGPGDLAFAALCRDILKGEAAPRIIRPEMPDLKDIALPYRLYTDHDIAHRLIYVEASRGCPFKCEFCLSALDKTAWPYELERFLAEMDALYRRGARHFKFVDRTFNLNVKASLRILEFFLERLDETLFLHFEVIPDHLPDPLKEALARFPEGSLQLEIGVQTFDPEVQSLISRRQDNDKTAANLRWLREHTGAHIHADLIAGLPGEDLTSFALGFDRLVKLDPQEIQVGILKRLRGAPIARHTVTADMHYSPHPPYTVVRTGRLDFATLQRINRYARYWDLVGNSGRFSVTRPLLLSDTPFERFMAFSDWLYATTGKTHQLALDRLYDWVYRWLTEQGGVPAEAAHEAVAADFHASGTRSIPPFLQATTAPIPPRIKSDPGHAPKRQARHLAD
- the rmuC gene encoding DNA recombination protein RmuC, whose amino-acid sequence is MLGAVKTEFGKFGDVLAKTRKKLDEARNTIDQAEVRTRQIGRQLVKVESLPAEEASQVWPEELGLPELEDDEA
- a CDS encoding DNA recombination protein RmuC translates to MSDLLIYLLLGVPAGGFLISFGLLFWLAARNAALLARLDAARDQIERLERGLREEIVGNRQELNQTLALNREELAAGLHRLGEQLGQQLSSHSQRNAESIETLRLSVEQRLTAIQVDNNQKLEQMRQTVDEKLHNTLEQRLGESFKLVSERLEQVHKGLGEMQSLASGVGDLKKVLTNVKVRGTWGEVQLENLLEQMLTVDQYARNVATRPGSNERVEFAIRLPGRDEQGSTVWLPIDAKFPLEDYQKLVDAREVGEVQAMEELGKALETRIRNEAKSIRDKYLEPPHTTDFGLLFLPVEGLYAEVIRRPGLFDQLQRDFRVTVTGPTTLSAILNSLQMGFRTLAIEKRSSEVWKVLGAVKTEFGKFGDVLAKTRKKLDEARNTIDQAEVRTRQIGRQLVKVESLPVDDARQVWPEDLALPELEDDEA
- a CDS encoding GTP-binding protein, which gives rise to MQSYLVSPAESRAPRDPGRHGGLTIELISLPGAGKTTLIEATIARLNSRVRVGVIGNELAASDAGRETSEPKPENPDLTLIESRGDPNDTSGIDPGKRRTVVLLSVTDGDDRPDHHLKMVATADVVIVSKAELLRSLPGFSLDSLERRLRGLGCKAMIMPLSAKSGLHLDEWLNWLETELAVYRQSPADSRRDF
- the miaA gene encoding tRNA (adenosine(37)-N6)-dimethylallyltransferase MiaA — encoded protein: MGPTASGKTRLAIELALELDGEVISVDSGLVYRGMDIGTAKPSLEERRGVPHHLIDILDPKEAFSTGQFREQAIALMHDITARGRLPILAGGTMLYFNALRHGLAELPAADAEIRAAIDEEAATRGWLALHEELARIDPVAAARIHPNDPQRIQRALEVYRIAGVSLTELCAKAEGEPLPFDLIRLVVSPANRELLGQRIRARFQLMLEQGLVEEVRALYQRGDLDPSLPSIRAVGYRQVWAYMEGELDYDAMVERAVIATRQFAKRQYTWLRREADALHYLSEEPDLTARVLKDLDLKPLPRL